One region of Peribacillus simplex genomic DNA includes:
- the ribD gene encoding bifunctional diaminohydroxyphosphoribosylaminopyrimidine deaminase/5-amino-6-(5-phosphoribosylamino)uracil reductase RibD: protein MNDDQYYMKLALDLAASAKGKTNPNPVVGAVIVKDGVIAGTGIHRKAGEPHAEVHAFKMAGEYAEGATLYVTLEPCSHYGKTPPCANLVKDSGVRRVVVATQDPNPEVAGRGISIIKDAGIEVEVGVLEKEAQRLNERFIHNMLTSRPFVISKYAMTLDGKLATHTGHSKWITGEESRHSVHLLRDEVDAILVGIGTVLADDPSLTTRLPEGGGKNPIRIILDSELRVPMEANVVQVSDARTMIVTQDHAPADKMAALREKGIEFIFVPKNDSGLNLRTLMEELYKKGITDVLLEGGSEVNASFLRAGLIDKYLIYIAPKLLGGRNSLTPYSGMNVDTMDEAMDVSFSGVDTFGEDIRITAYPKLK from the coding sequence ATGAATGATGATCAATATTACATGAAGCTTGCACTGGATTTGGCGGCAAGTGCTAAAGGAAAGACGAATCCAAATCCAGTTGTCGGTGCAGTCATAGTTAAAGACGGTGTGATAGCCGGGACAGGAATCCACCGTAAAGCGGGTGAACCGCATGCAGAGGTACATGCTTTCAAAATGGCGGGTGAGTATGCAGAAGGGGCAACGCTATACGTGACTCTTGAGCCGTGTTCTCATTATGGAAAAACCCCTCCTTGTGCAAATTTAGTGAAAGACTCAGGTGTACGGCGGGTTGTAGTGGCTACGCAAGATCCGAATCCGGAAGTTGCGGGCAGAGGTATATCGATCATAAAGGATGCAGGCATTGAAGTGGAAGTTGGCGTCCTGGAGAAGGAAGCTCAAAGACTGAACGAGCGTTTTATTCACAATATGCTGACGAGCCGTCCATTTGTCATTTCAAAGTATGCGATGACACTCGATGGAAAACTTGCAACACACACAGGCCATTCAAAATGGATAACAGGAGAAGAATCCCGTCATTCCGTTCATTTGCTCCGGGATGAGGTCGATGCCATTCTCGTTGGAATCGGGACTGTTTTGGCCGATGATCCATCACTTACGACCAGACTTCCGGAGGGCGGAGGGAAAAATCCGATCCGAATCATTTTAGACAGTGAATTACGTGTTCCAATGGAAGCCAATGTTGTCCAGGTATCAGATGCGAGGACCATGATCGTAACGCAGGATCATGCACCTGCCGATAAAATGGCAGCTCTACGTGAAAAAGGGATCGAATTCATTTTCGTCCCCAAAAACGATTCGGGCCTGAATTTAAGGACCTTGATGGAAGAGCTTTATAAAAAGGGGATTACGGATGTCTTGCTGGAAGGTGGAAGCGAAGTGAATGCTTCTTTCCTAAGGGCAGGGCTCATCGATAAATACTTGATTTATATAGCTCCTAAACTATTGGGCGGACGAAACTCACTAACACCGTATAGTGGAATGAATGTAGATACGATGGATGAAGCGATGGATGTTTCCTTCTCTGGCGTGGACACGTTTGGAGAGGACATACGCATCACGGCTTATCCTAAATTAAAATAG
- a CDS encoding GTP cyclohydrolase II: protein MKITQQTKDLLIDKMNILKTPGKADICLVGPVNLPIEQGEFSTVFQWYTWLQLDGEDNDKEAVLDSLSEANLAFGQQSSVLVYGDFKKSEDALVRMHSICHTGDIFGSKRCDCGYQLHQSMKMIAEHGCGAIFYLADHEGRGIGLFSKSLAYLLQQEGYDTVEANQALGFEDDTRSYEGAIRVLKELREDPVTLITNNPKKLDALMKHGLAAKDHIPLWGGLTEDNSFYLDTKVKKSGHIPHKKPTLIV from the coding sequence ATGAAAATAACCCAGCAAACAAAAGACCTTTTAATAGATAAAATGAATATTCTTAAAACTCCGGGAAAGGCTGATATATGCCTAGTGGGGCCTGTGAACCTGCCTATTGAACAAGGTGAATTCTCAACGGTTTTTCAATGGTATACATGGCTCCAGCTCGATGGTGAGGATAATGACAAGGAAGCGGTGCTTGATTCACTTTCGGAAGCCAACCTTGCTTTTGGCCAGCAATCCTCCGTGTTGGTGTATGGGGATTTTAAAAAGTCGGAGGATGCACTGGTCCGGATGCATAGCATCTGTCACACAGGTGATATCTTTGGCAGTAAACGCTGTGATTGCGGCTACCAGCTCCACCAATCGATGAAGATGATAGCCGAGCATGGGTGCGGGGCCATTTTTTACCTTGCGGACCATGAAGGAAGAGGGATCGGCCTTTTTTCCAAATCTCTTGCATATTTACTTCAGCAGGAAGGTTATGACACGGTCGAGGCGAATCAGGCTTTAGGATTCGAAGACGATACGCGGTCTTACGAGGGAGCCATTCGAGTGCTGAAGGAACTGCGTGAGGATCCGGTCACTTTAATTACGAATAACCCTAAAAAGTTGGACGCACTTATGAAGCATGGACTAGCGGCAAAGGACCATATCCCGCTTTGGGGCGGTTTGACGGAAGATAATAGTTTCTATCTGGATACAAAGGTTAAGAAGTCTGGACACATACCACACAAGAAGCCAACTTTGATTGTATAA
- a CDS encoding leucyl aminopeptidase, with protein MFTVKDSLNIDLIDECLILGVFDRPVKFTGIGKEADERLDGQLTELVKAGEIPSKKKSVVKIHTLGKLGIKRLIFVGLGKEKELSFETLREAFGKARKTIKESRLTTLSIALDTFTTENLDALDAAHACSEAFELASYKFDGYKQKSNQVEKSLESITVYSESDKEEVGAALHVGKVFGRATNSARTLVNTPGNLLTSTDMADYSSTLGERYGFEVEILEKEDMLKLGMGALLAVNQGSVEPPKMIVLKYQGKDEWKDVIGLVGKGITFDTGGYSLKTKAGIVGMKTDMGGAAAVLGAMEIIGELGPDQNVVAVIPSTDNMISGEALKPDDVITAMSGKTIEILNTDAEGRLVLADAITYAKHHGADYLIDVATLTGGVITALGMDMTGSMTNDAEFYEQVVKASEEAGEPMWRLPITEKDKERVRNSKIADLNNSPGGAGHAIMGGAFIGEFAEDTPWVHLDIAGTSTTSSSSELCTAGATGVMARTLALFVETFESKTK; from the coding sequence ATGTTCACAGTAAAAGATTCCTTGAATATAGATTTGATTGACGAATGCCTGATTCTAGGCGTATTTGACAGACCCGTAAAATTCACAGGCATAGGGAAAGAGGCAGATGAACGATTAGATGGTCAGCTAACCGAGTTAGTGAAAGCGGGAGAAATCCCTTCCAAGAAAAAATCAGTAGTTAAAATACATACATTAGGTAAATTAGGCATAAAGAGATTGATTTTTGTAGGATTGGGCAAGGAAAAGGAGCTATCCTTTGAAACGCTGCGAGAAGCATTTGGAAAAGCGCGTAAAACGATCAAAGAATCCAGGCTAACGACGCTATCTATTGCTCTGGATACATTCACGACCGAAAACCTGGATGCATTGGACGCAGCGCATGCTTGTTCCGAGGCTTTTGAACTTGCTTCCTATAAATTTGACGGATACAAGCAAAAATCGAACCAGGTCGAAAAAAGCCTTGAATCGATTACGGTTTACAGTGAATCGGATAAAGAAGAGGTCGGGGCCGCACTTCATGTAGGGAAAGTCTTCGGAAGGGCGACGAACTCTGCAAGAACATTGGTTAACACACCAGGCAATTTGTTGACTTCCACGGATATGGCGGATTATTCATCTACTTTGGGCGAACGTTATGGCTTTGAAGTGGAAATCCTGGAGAAGGAGGATATGCTCAAATTGGGAATGGGAGCCCTTCTTGCTGTCAATCAAGGTTCAGTCGAACCTCCGAAAATGATCGTCCTGAAGTACCAAGGTAAAGATGAATGGAAAGATGTAATCGGGTTGGTTGGTAAAGGCATCACATTCGATACCGGTGGATACTCATTGAAAACGAAGGCCGGAATCGTTGGAATGAAGACGGATATGGGCGGTGCCGCAGCTGTTTTAGGTGCAATGGAAATTATCGGCGAATTAGGGCCGGATCAAAATGTCGTGGCTGTCATTCCATCCACTGATAACATGATCAGCGGTGAAGCACTCAAGCCGGATGATGTGATCACTGCCATGAGCGGCAAGACGATAGAGATATTGAATACGGATGCGGAAGGCCGGCTCGTTTTGGCGGATGCCATAACTTACGCTAAACATCATGGTGCCGACTACCTTATTGACGTTGCTACATTAACGGGGGGTGTTATAACGGCCTTGGGCATGGATATGACGGGTTCAATGACCAATGACGCAGAATTCTATGAACAAGTGGTTAAAGCCTCAGAGGAGGCCGGGGAGCCTATGTGGAGATTGCCTATTACAGAAAAGGACAAAGAGCGGGTACGCAATAGTAAAATAGCGGATTTAAATAATTCACCTGGCGGGGCAGGACATGCCATCATGGGTGGAGCCTTCATAGGCGAATTTGCCGAAGACACTCCGTGGGTCCATCTGGATATTGCTGGAACATCCACAACCTCGAGCAGCTCCGAATTGTGCACGGCGGGGGCGACAGGTGTGATGGCACGAACGCTTGCACTATTTGTTGAAACCTTTGAATCGAAAACAAAATGA
- a CDS encoding divergent PAP2 family protein yields MELFLNFPLIAALIAIFFAQFIKVPIHFIAFRKVNWSLLNSTGGMPSSHSAAVSALTVAVGIETGMDSPVFAVAAIFAVITMFDATGVRRQAGEQAAVLNQLVTDFNTLVEQAKNWQKKADKQKQQQLKELLGHKPIEVFFGALTGVFIALALHFFIFQG; encoded by the coding sequence TTGGAATTATTTCTCAACTTCCCTTTAATCGCAGCATTGATTGCCATTTTCTTTGCTCAATTCATTAAAGTGCCCATCCACTTCATAGCTTTTCGTAAAGTTAACTGGTCACTTCTTAACTCCACAGGCGGTATGCCAAGTTCCCACTCTGCGGCCGTGTCAGCTTTAACCGTAGCAGTAGGGATTGAAACCGGAATGGATTCTCCTGTATTTGCCGTTGCCGCGATCTTTGCCGTCATCACGATGTTCGATGCGACAGGAGTAAGACGGCAGGCAGGAGAACAGGCAGCCGTCTTGAACCAGCTCGTCACGGACTTCAATACATTAGTCGAGCAAGCAAAAAACTGGCAGAAAAAAGCGGATAAACAGAAACAGCAACAATTAAAGGAACTGTTGGGCCATAAGCCAATCGAGGTATTTTTCGGAGCCTTGACCGGAGTATTCATTGCACTGGCACTTCACTTTTTCATCTTTCAAGGGTAG
- a CDS encoding cobalamin-binding protein, translated as MKIISLCPSNTELCTYLGIEDQLIAIDDYSDWPETIQHLPRVGPDLSIDIDHVESLKPDLVLASLSVPGMEKNIEGLKERNLPHIIFNPQSLEDIAKDLLTLGGAMNLNDKAEEQAAKFRDAILQYKNVADKIETKPSLYWEWWPNPLFSPGGVNWLSEISLLAGGYNLFEDVEMASIQVTSEEVQKKDPDHICLAWVGVPLRKVNPALVKKRQGWADMKAVRANNIHIMEEPLFCRPSPRLLDGLSKLAKTLHPEEYKGMA; from the coding sequence TTGAAAATAATCTCTCTTTGCCCCAGCAATACGGAACTCTGCACATATCTAGGGATAGAAGATCAGCTGATCGCTATCGATGACTACTCTGACTGGCCTGAAACCATACAGCACCTTCCTAGAGTGGGGCCTGATTTATCGATTGATATCGATCATGTAGAATCACTGAAACCCGATTTGGTGCTGGCTTCCCTTAGTGTACCGGGTATGGAAAAAAATATTGAAGGATTAAAAGAACGGAACCTCCCTCACATCATCTTCAATCCGCAATCACTTGAAGATATCGCAAAGGATTTGCTGACCTTGGGCGGGGCCATGAATCTTAATGATAAAGCAGAGGAGCAGGCAGCAAAATTCCGGGATGCCATCCTTCAATATAAAAATGTCGCCGACAAAATCGAAACAAAGCCGTCCCTATATTGGGAATGGTGGCCAAATCCCTTATTCAGCCCTGGGGGAGTTAACTGGTTATCCGAGATCAGCCTTCTTGCGGGAGGATATAATCTTTTCGAAGATGTGGAAATGGCAAGCATTCAAGTCACGTCCGAGGAGGTTCAGAAAAAGGATCCCGACCATATTTGCTTAGCTTGGGTCGGTGTCCCATTACGAAAAGTCAACCCGGCGCTTGTCAAGAAACGGCAAGGTTGGGCCGATATGAAGGCAGTCCGAGCTAACAATATCCACATTATGGAAGAACCCTTATTTTGCCGGCCTTCCCCCCGTTTACTGGATGGGCTGTCAAAATTGGCAAAGACTCTGCATCCTGAGGAGTACAAAGGCATGGCTTAA